The following are encoded together in the Synchiropus splendidus isolate RoL2022-P1 chromosome 7, RoL_Sspl_1.0, whole genome shotgun sequence genome:
- the LOC128762328 gene encoding ceramide transfer protein-like isoform X3 produces the protein MSEKSSSSGSDEDVDPESGQHVELGGVLSKWTNYIHGWQDRWVVLKNNTLSYYKSEDEREYGCRGSLCLSKAVIMPHEFDECRFDISVNDSVWYLRAEDPEHRLQWIESIELHKAESGYGSETSLRRHGSMLSLTSAASALSATSTSSFKKGHRLCEKLAEMETFRDILCRQVDTLQKYFDSCADAVSKDEFHRDKVVEEDEDEFPSTSRTDGEYNHNNNGSKEKLFSPASPKGINGIDFKGEAITFKATTAGILSTLSHCIELMVKREDSWQKRLDKELEKRRRVEDAYKSAMNELKKKSHYGGPDYEEGPNSLINEDEFFDAVEAALDRQDKIEEQSEKARIPRLTPAPPGDVYSSVGSHRFAAKVEDMVQNHMTYSLQDVGGDANWQLVIEEGEMKVYRREVEENGIVLDPLKATHSVKGVTGHEVCHYFWDTSVRMDWETTIENFNVVETLSDNAVIVYQTHKRVWPASQRDVLYLSAIRKILATNENDPDTWLVCNFSVDHDNAAPSNRCVRAKINVAMICQTLVSPPEGDKEISRDNILCKITYVANVNPGGWAPASVLRAVAKREYPKFLKRFTTYVQEKTAGKPILF, from the exons ATGTCCGAAAAGAGCTCATCGTCTGGTTCCGATGAGGATGTGGACCCAGAGTCCGGGCAGCATGTGGAGCTGGGAGGCGTTCTCAGCAAG TGGACTAACTACATCCATGGATGGCAGGACAGATGGGTGGTGCTTAAGAACAACACCTTGAGCTACTACAAGTCGGAGGATGAACGGGAGTATGGCTGCAGGGGGTCTCTGTGCCTGAGCAAGGCGGTCATTATG CCTCACGAGTTCGACGAGTGTCGTTTTGACATCAGTGTGAACGACAGTGTTTGGTACCTCCGAGCTGAGGATCCTGAGCACAGACTCCAGTGGATTGAGTCCATCGAGCTGCATAAG GCGGAGTCTGGTTATGGATCAGAGACCAGTCTGAGACGTCATGGTTCCATGTTGTCCCTCACCTCCGCAGCCAGTGCCTTGTCTGccacctccacttcctccttcaAG AAGGGTCACAGGTTGTGTGAGAAACTGGCAGAAATGGAGACATTTCGGGACATCCTTTGCAGACAAGTGGACACGCTCCAGAAGTACTTTGACTCCTGTGCTGACGCCGTCTCCAAGGACGAGTTTCACAGAGACAAAG TAGTGGAGGAAGACGAAGACGAGTTCCCTTCCACTTCAAGAACAGATGGTGAATATAATCACAACAACAACGGCAGCAAGGAGAAAC TGTTTTCCCCCGCCAGTCCCAAAGGCATCAACGGAATCGACTTCAAGGGGGAGGCCATCACCTTCAAGGCCACCACGGCAGGAATCCTGTCCACGCTGTCACACTGCATCGAGCTGATGGTCAAGCGAGAAGACAGCTGGCAGAAGAGGCTGGACAAG gagctggagaagaggaggagggtggaaGATGCCTACAAGTCTGCCATGAACGAACTCAAGAAGAAGTCCCACTATGGAGGACCGGACTATGAG GAGGGACCGAACAGCCTTATCAACGAGGATGAGTTCTTCGACGCTGTGGAGGCGGCGCTGGACAGACAGGATAAAATAGAAGAGCAG TCGGAGAAGGCCAGAATACCCCGGCTGACCCCTGCTCCTCCCGGAGACGTCTACTCCTCCGTCGGCTCGCACCGTTTTGCTGCCAAG GTGGAGGACATGGTCCAGAACCACATGACGTACTCGCTTCAGGACGTCGGCGGCGATGCCAACTGGCAGCTGGTCATCGAGGAGGGCGAGATGAAG GTCTAccggagggaggtggaggagaacgGCATCGTGCTGGACCCTCTCAAAGCCACGCACTCGGTCAAAGGTGTGACGGGTCACGAGGTCTGTCACTACTTCTGGGACACGTCGGTGCGAATGGACTGGGAGA CTACTATTGAAAACTTCAACGTGGTGGAGACGCTGTCGGACAACGCTGTCATCGTGTACCAGACGCACAAG AGGGTGTGGCCAGCCTCCCAGAGGGACGTCCTGTATCTGTCAGCCATCCGGAAGATCCTGGCCACCAACGAAAACGACCCGGACACATGGCTGGTCTGCAACTTCTCTGTGGACCACGACAACGCTGCT CCCTCCAACCGCTGCGTCCGAGCCAAAATCAACGTGGCCATGATCTGCCAGACCCTGGtcagtccaccagagggcgacaAAGAGATCAGCCGAGACAACATCCTGTGTAAAATCACTTACGTGGCCAATG TGAATCCGGGCGGCTGGGCTCCGGCGTCCGTCCTGAGAGCCGTCGCCAAGAGAGAATACCCCAAGTTCCTCAAGCGCTTCACCACCTACGTCCAGGAGAAAACGGCTGGGAAGCCCATCCTCTTCTGA
- the LOC128762328 gene encoding ceramide transfer protein-like isoform X2 yields MSEKSSSSGSDEDVDPESGQHVELGGVLSKWTNYIHGWQDRWVVLKNNTLSYYKSEDEREYGCRGSLCLSKAVIMPHEFDECRFDISVNDSVWYLRAEDPEHRLQWIESIELHKAESGYGSETSLRRHGSMLSLTSAASALSATSTSSFKKGHRLCEKLAEMETFRDILCRQVDTLQKYFDSCADAVSKDEFHRDKVEEDEDEFPSTSRTDGEYNHNNNGSKEKLFSPASPKGINGIDFKGEAITFKATTAGILSTLSHCIELMVKREDSWQKRLDKELEKRRRVEDAYKSAMNELKKKSHYGGPDYEEGPNSLINEDEFFDAVEAALDRQDKIEEQSEKARIPRLTPAPPGDVYSSVGSHRFAAKTHSFSSSLSSVELVSASDDIHRFSTQVEDMVQNHMTYSLQDVGGDANWQLVIEEGEMKVYRREVEENGIVLDPLKATHSVKGVTGHEVCHYFWDTSVRMDWETTIENFNVVETLSDNAVIVYQTHKRVWPASQRDVLYLSAIRKILATNENDPDTWLVCNFSVDHDNAAPSNRCVRAKINVAMICQTLVSPPEGDKEISRDNILCKITYVANVNPGGWAPASVLRAVAKREYPKFLKRFTTYVQEKTAGKPILF; encoded by the exons ATGTCCGAAAAGAGCTCATCGTCTGGTTCCGATGAGGATGTGGACCCAGAGTCCGGGCAGCATGTGGAGCTGGGAGGCGTTCTCAGCAAG TGGACTAACTACATCCATGGATGGCAGGACAGATGGGTGGTGCTTAAGAACAACACCTTGAGCTACTACAAGTCGGAGGATGAACGGGAGTATGGCTGCAGGGGGTCTCTGTGCCTGAGCAAGGCGGTCATTATG CCTCACGAGTTCGACGAGTGTCGTTTTGACATCAGTGTGAACGACAGTGTTTGGTACCTCCGAGCTGAGGATCCTGAGCACAGACTCCAGTGGATTGAGTCCATCGAGCTGCATAAG GCGGAGTCTGGTTATGGATCAGAGACCAGTCTGAGACGTCATGGTTCCATGTTGTCCCTCACCTCCGCAGCCAGTGCCTTGTCTGccacctccacttcctccttcaAG AAGGGTCACAGGTTGTGTGAGAAACTGGCAGAAATGGAGACATTTCGGGACATCCTTTGCAGACAAGTGGACACGCTCCAGAAGTACTTTGACTCCTGTGCTGACGCCGTCTCCAAGGACGAGTTTCACAGAGACAAAG TGGAGGAAGACGAAGACGAGTTCCCTTCCACTTCAAGAACAGATGGTGAATATAATCACAACAACAACGGCAGCAAGGAGAAAC TGTTTTCCCCCGCCAGTCCCAAAGGCATCAACGGAATCGACTTCAAGGGGGAGGCCATCACCTTCAAGGCCACCACGGCAGGAATCCTGTCCACGCTGTCACACTGCATCGAGCTGATGGTCAAGCGAGAAGACAGCTGGCAGAAGAGGCTGGACAAG gagctggagaagaggaggagggtggaaGATGCCTACAAGTCTGCCATGAACGAACTCAAGAAGAAGTCCCACTATGGAGGACCGGACTATGAG GAGGGACCGAACAGCCTTATCAACGAGGATGAGTTCTTCGACGCTGTGGAGGCGGCGCTGGACAGACAGGATAAAATAGAAGAGCAG TCGGAGAAGGCCAGAATACCCCGGCTGACCCCTGCTCCTCCCGGAGACGTCTACTCCTCCGTCGGCTCGCACCGTTTTGCTGCCAAG ACCCATAgcttttcctcctccctctcctccgtGGAGCTTGTCAGTGCCTCAGACGACATTCACAGATTCAGCACACAG GTGGAGGACATGGTCCAGAACCACATGACGTACTCGCTTCAGGACGTCGGCGGCGATGCCAACTGGCAGCTGGTCATCGAGGAGGGCGAGATGAAG GTCTAccggagggaggtggaggagaacgGCATCGTGCTGGACCCTCTCAAAGCCACGCACTCGGTCAAAGGTGTGACGGGTCACGAGGTCTGTCACTACTTCTGGGACACGTCGGTGCGAATGGACTGGGAGA CTACTATTGAAAACTTCAACGTGGTGGAGACGCTGTCGGACAACGCTGTCATCGTGTACCAGACGCACAAG AGGGTGTGGCCAGCCTCCCAGAGGGACGTCCTGTATCTGTCAGCCATCCGGAAGATCCTGGCCACCAACGAAAACGACCCGGACACATGGCTGGTCTGCAACTTCTCTGTGGACCACGACAACGCTGCT CCCTCCAACCGCTGCGTCCGAGCCAAAATCAACGTGGCCATGATCTGCCAGACCCTGGtcagtccaccagagggcgacaAAGAGATCAGCCGAGACAACATCCTGTGTAAAATCACTTACGTGGCCAATG TGAATCCGGGCGGCTGGGCTCCGGCGTCCGTCCTGAGAGCCGTCGCCAAGAGAGAATACCCCAAGTTCCTCAAGCGCTTCACCACCTACGTCCAGGAGAAAACGGCTGGGAAGCCCATCCTCTTCTGA
- the LOC128762328 gene encoding ceramide transfer protein-like isoform X1, which translates to MSEKSSSSGSDEDVDPESGQHVELGGVLSKWTNYIHGWQDRWVVLKNNTLSYYKSEDEREYGCRGSLCLSKAVIMPHEFDECRFDISVNDSVWYLRAEDPEHRLQWIESIELHKAESGYGSETSLRRHGSMLSLTSAASALSATSTSSFKKGHRLCEKLAEMETFRDILCRQVDTLQKYFDSCADAVSKDEFHRDKVVEEDEDEFPSTSRTDGEYNHNNNGSKEKLFSPASPKGINGIDFKGEAITFKATTAGILSTLSHCIELMVKREDSWQKRLDKELEKRRRVEDAYKSAMNELKKKSHYGGPDYEEGPNSLINEDEFFDAVEAALDRQDKIEEQSEKARIPRLTPAPPGDVYSSVGSHRFAAKTHSFSSSLSSVELVSASDDIHRFSTQVEDMVQNHMTYSLQDVGGDANWQLVIEEGEMKVYRREVEENGIVLDPLKATHSVKGVTGHEVCHYFWDTSVRMDWETTIENFNVVETLSDNAVIVYQTHKRVWPASQRDVLYLSAIRKILATNENDPDTWLVCNFSVDHDNAAPSNRCVRAKINVAMICQTLVSPPEGDKEISRDNILCKITYVANVNPGGWAPASVLRAVAKREYPKFLKRFTTYVQEKTAGKPILF; encoded by the exons ATGTCCGAAAAGAGCTCATCGTCTGGTTCCGATGAGGATGTGGACCCAGAGTCCGGGCAGCATGTGGAGCTGGGAGGCGTTCTCAGCAAG TGGACTAACTACATCCATGGATGGCAGGACAGATGGGTGGTGCTTAAGAACAACACCTTGAGCTACTACAAGTCGGAGGATGAACGGGAGTATGGCTGCAGGGGGTCTCTGTGCCTGAGCAAGGCGGTCATTATG CCTCACGAGTTCGACGAGTGTCGTTTTGACATCAGTGTGAACGACAGTGTTTGGTACCTCCGAGCTGAGGATCCTGAGCACAGACTCCAGTGGATTGAGTCCATCGAGCTGCATAAG GCGGAGTCTGGTTATGGATCAGAGACCAGTCTGAGACGTCATGGTTCCATGTTGTCCCTCACCTCCGCAGCCAGTGCCTTGTCTGccacctccacttcctccttcaAG AAGGGTCACAGGTTGTGTGAGAAACTGGCAGAAATGGAGACATTTCGGGACATCCTTTGCAGACAAGTGGACACGCTCCAGAAGTACTTTGACTCCTGTGCTGACGCCGTCTCCAAGGACGAGTTTCACAGAGACAAAG TAGTGGAGGAAGACGAAGACGAGTTCCCTTCCACTTCAAGAACAGATGGTGAATATAATCACAACAACAACGGCAGCAAGGAGAAAC TGTTTTCCCCCGCCAGTCCCAAAGGCATCAACGGAATCGACTTCAAGGGGGAGGCCATCACCTTCAAGGCCACCACGGCAGGAATCCTGTCCACGCTGTCACACTGCATCGAGCTGATGGTCAAGCGAGAAGACAGCTGGCAGAAGAGGCTGGACAAG gagctggagaagaggaggagggtggaaGATGCCTACAAGTCTGCCATGAACGAACTCAAGAAGAAGTCCCACTATGGAGGACCGGACTATGAG GAGGGACCGAACAGCCTTATCAACGAGGATGAGTTCTTCGACGCTGTGGAGGCGGCGCTGGACAGACAGGATAAAATAGAAGAGCAG TCGGAGAAGGCCAGAATACCCCGGCTGACCCCTGCTCCTCCCGGAGACGTCTACTCCTCCGTCGGCTCGCACCGTTTTGCTGCCAAG ACCCATAgcttttcctcctccctctcctccgtGGAGCTTGTCAGTGCCTCAGACGACATTCACAGATTCAGCACACAG GTGGAGGACATGGTCCAGAACCACATGACGTACTCGCTTCAGGACGTCGGCGGCGATGCCAACTGGCAGCTGGTCATCGAGGAGGGCGAGATGAAG GTCTAccggagggaggtggaggagaacgGCATCGTGCTGGACCCTCTCAAAGCCACGCACTCGGTCAAAGGTGTGACGGGTCACGAGGTCTGTCACTACTTCTGGGACACGTCGGTGCGAATGGACTGGGAGA CTACTATTGAAAACTTCAACGTGGTGGAGACGCTGTCGGACAACGCTGTCATCGTGTACCAGACGCACAAG AGGGTGTGGCCAGCCTCCCAGAGGGACGTCCTGTATCTGTCAGCCATCCGGAAGATCCTGGCCACCAACGAAAACGACCCGGACACATGGCTGGTCTGCAACTTCTCTGTGGACCACGACAACGCTGCT CCCTCCAACCGCTGCGTCCGAGCCAAAATCAACGTGGCCATGATCTGCCAGACCCTGGtcagtccaccagagggcgacaAAGAGATCAGCCGAGACAACATCCTGTGTAAAATCACTTACGTGGCCAATG TGAATCCGGGCGGCTGGGCTCCGGCGTCCGTCCTGAGAGCCGTCGCCAAGAGAGAATACCCCAAGTTCCTCAAGCGCTTCACCACCTACGTCCAGGAGAAAACGGCTGGGAAGCCCATCCTCTTCTGA